One Ricinus communis isolate WT05 ecotype wild-type chromosome 2, ASM1957865v1, whole genome shotgun sequence DNA segment encodes these proteins:
- the LOC8258915 gene encoding protein-tyrosine-phosphatase PTP1, whose protein sequence is MAASSAGNSATPFQFSSDSAPPRLSLTSDQLNYCSEALQFLKHKLRSPDIITQEFARLQASRLTPSQVARSCKVALDGVNTSKNRYLDVIPFDENRVVLNPCKDYRSSAKGYINASFITTSSSENISRFIATQGPLPHTYEDFWEMVIQCHCPVIVMLTRLVDNYKIVKCGDYFQAEDGPRHVGNICIETKWMTTTDTSIILRSLEVGNDSEEPPMSVLHIQYPEWPDHGVPKDTLAVREIFKRIHQMPPNLGPIVVHCSAGIGRTGTYCAIHNTIQRILVGDMSALDLANTVAIFRSQRVGMVQTMDQYFFCYKAIIDELEDLISGPVEGA, encoded by the exons ATGGCCGCTTCCTCCGCCGGTAATTCTGCAACACCTTTTCAGTTCTCTTCAGATTCAGCTCCGCCGAGACTCTCTCTCACTTCCGATCAACTCAATTATTGCTCAGAAGCTCTCCAATTTCTCAAACACAAGCTCCGTTCTCCTGATATTATCACTCAAGAATTTGCTCGTTTGCAG gCCAGCAGGCTAACGCCGTCTCAGGTGGCTAGAAGCTGCAAGGTGGCTCTTGATGGTGTCAACACGAGCAAGAACCGCTATCTGGATGTGATacctt ttGACGAAAACAGGGTTGTTCTAAATCCGTGCAAGGATTATAGATCGTCTGCTAAGGGATATATCAATGCAAGCTTTATCACG ACTTCTTCATCAGAAAACATTTCTCGGTTTATAGCTACACAAGGTCCACTACCACATACCTACGAGGATTTCTGGGAGATGGTAATCCAATGCCATTGTCCTGTCATTGTCATGCTTACTCGGTTAGTTGACAATTACAAG ATTGTAAAATGTGGAGATTACTTTCAAGCAGAAGATGGTCCTAGACATGTTGGAAATATATGTATCGAAACTAAATGGATGACAACCACTGACACTTCTATAATTTTGCGCAGCTTGGAAGTGGGTAATGAT TCAGAGGAGCCACCCATGTCTGTCTTGCACATTCAGTACCCTGAATGGCCTGATCATGGGGTTCCCAAGGACACACTTGCAGTGCGTGAAATATTCAAAAGAATACACCAAATGCCACCTAATCTTGGACCAATTGTGGTCCACTGCAG TGCAGGTATTGGTAGAACTGGAACATACTGTGCTATTCATAATACAATCCAGAGAATCCTTGTTGGAGACATGTCTGCTTTAGATCTCGCCAATACCGTAGCCATATTTAGGTCTCAGCGTGTTGGGATGGTCCAAACTATg gATCAATATTTTTTCTGCTATAAAGCTATCATCGATGAATTAGAAGACCTTATCTCAGGACCAGTTGAAGGAGCTTAG